One Asterias rubens chromosome 8, eAstRub1.3, whole genome shotgun sequence genomic window, aacacattCACATTCCTGTAGGCCACATTTGAATACAACATGACAAAGGTTTGAAAAAGCGAATCCCTGGGAAAAAGGAAGATAATGAGCATTGATTCTAGTACCATTTGTCCCTCTTGGTATGGGGTGAAACAAAGCGCAACACAGTAGCTACACGCTTTGCTAGCTACACAAAGAAATGCCTGGTGAGTATTCTCATTAGCCAACCCACTGACTTAAACAAATATAGCACGATATGAAGATTTTGGCAGTCAAAATTCCAAGACAACCTTTTATAATAACTTGTTCAACGTCATTCCAGAAGATCCTAATTTATACAGTCTGTTGAGACCTTTCTATGTTGAGGCCCAGTCTACTACCAGCTAATAGCCTCTAGAACAAATCTGCAAGTCCCCAAAAATTTAGAGGCTTCCCTTACAAAATTTGAGCTTTCAAAAACTACTAGTGATTGTTTTGTAATGGAAATGCTGAGTGTTTGTTCCTAAAAACGTTAATCTTGTTTTACTCTCTTTTATAGACTTTTGCTCACAAGATTACAGTCATGGACCTCCCTGCCTTTTTGAAGCCCCTACTTTTGGATCTTCTTCGGATTGAGGACGCCTTCCCAAGTCACACCGTTCATGAAATGATCTGGGGTTATCCCGATGAGTTAGTAAAACTGGCTTATGAAAATGGTCTCGCACCATTTCCTGAATTTGGAGTCTTTGTAAATGTAAGTAATAGAAACACAGTTCATTTTCTCATGTGCCTTTTATGTTTTGGGCCTTTAAATGTAATGGTATTTGGTGCAGATATTGGTCAATGTCATCTACCTAATCACCGCACCCTAAAATGAGTTTGATTATAAATCTGATTATAAATATTTGAGGACAATGGTAATTAAGAAAacctttagagggagctgtttgtcacaatgttttatactatcaacagctctccattgctagttaccaagtaagtttttatgccaataattattttgattaagtaTTAATAGTGTAAAGTGCCCAACTATAGCAGAAAATTTCACATGTAAGCTATGGCATTACTTCGACAttaattttcatacagtaagcacctgAATGTTTGCATGCCTTTTTTGTGCGCATGGAAATGTAAACCGCACAGTAAGCATAAAATCGGTCGCTTAGCAGCCCTATAAAATTGGGCTTGGTCTTTGATGTTGATAAGCATTGTGACAATACATTGTGCTAATACTGTATTTATTCGCTGGTTTCTTGATAGCGTAATAACTCCAATGATGGTCTATTCAATGTGTATTCTGGTGTGAATCAAGAGAACACTGACAAGATCAACCATATCAGTCGCTGGAAGGGCCAATCAGAATTAAGCTTCTGGAGCACCGCGGAGTCAAACATGATCAATGGAACAGGTAATCCTATTggaagcaatgtacatgtatgcattttttttgGCAGTGATTGGGGGAGGAAATAGAATAAAAATTCTCTATGTAATCGTGCGACTGTTTCTTCAAGTCGGCATGTCTGCATCCGCACTCAATCATGTCAATATAACTATAAATATTCAGGATATATTCCTATATatgtaggattcaaactgcctctagctaccgcaATCTCTGTGGGCTAGTTGGTACGACAcggctctagaattgcaaaggtcaaggctttaaatcccacccgagtaatatgcctgtgctttttttcacataactcgggaaagtattgagtaacacacattggtgtaagggtaaaaaccaaatgacGAGAAAATAATCTAGAGGAAAGTTTGTATGGAAAGTAATTTACTGAAAGAGAAATATCTTCAGATTTAGTTTAAGGTTTTACAGGAAAAGGGTACAATTGTAGGCAGTGCTATTTAATGATGTGGAACTGTGCTTATTGATCGAATACGAGTCTCAATACTCTAAACAATTATCCTTTCTTTCATCAACAGATGGATCTTACAACCAGCCCTTTTTCGACAAAAAGAAACCCCTTTATGTGTTTTCATCTGATATTTGCAGGTAATACTGGTAAACCAATGTGTTGGTTTTAATCGCGGTTGAAAAGTCTCTGGGGTACAGTGCAGAAATAATCCACAAGGTCATCAAAATGTACTCCAGCTGCAGTACACCCACTTCCTTTTGAAATTGATGCCAATGTTGTGATATTAACTTCCTGCTATTATTAGTGGCTTTTCCCTACTATTAGGACCTTGttttctgtgttttgttttcctcttcCTTTTGTACAAGTTTTTCTACATgaattttgtgcatgtttttttctaGATGACACATGTCCTGTTATGataatattatatatttcttttaTGAAACCACGCATGCCTCATTAGtgagcttaaagccattggaccctttcggtacagaaaaaaaaaaaagttcacagatgtacaaataatttacagggtttacagaaggtaatggtgaaagacttctcttgaaatattagtccatgaaatgctttactttttgagaaaacggtaaaacaatataaattctcgttagcgagaattacggatttgttataaacacatgtcatgacacggcgaaacgcgcaaaaacaggagtgggttttcccgttattttctcccgactccgatgtccgattgagcctaaatttccacaggattgttattttatatataagttgtgatacatgaagtgtgggacttggacaatactgtttaccgaaagtgtataatgtctttaatcactgtacatgtagctcccaagcttgaggaaacctgtaaacaacaGTACTTGCTACAGTTTCTGAACCACAACACAGCGGTTAACCCCTACTATTCAATGATAATTTGTCTGGTTTTTGTTTACGTTCCTTCCAAATTGGGTTGTatgtaaaagaaagaaaaaaaaagtagtaaaAATCAGGCATGCCACCATAATTTAAGTTCCACAGCTGTGTTGGATTTTGTGGGTATGAATTCTAGTAAACCACACCATTGggtaataacaacaataatagcTGGATTGGATGTGCGATTCCACATCCATAAAAATCAAGATGTTTACAGCCTCTGCGTGGCTTGGGTTTGCTAAAAGTTTCCATTTCTCTGCATTTAAAGGTCAATCATTGCCGTTTATGAGAAAGAAACTTCAGTACGAGACATGCCAACATGGAGGTACGTAGGCCCTCCGGAGGCCTTCGCAAATGCCACTGCGTATCCCCCTAATGTAGGTTTCTGCACCCCTAACGCCAGCTACTGTCTGCCAAGTGGCCTTCTCAATGTCAGCAATTGTCAGTTTGGTGAGTTACAGAGGAATAAGATTGGATTATCAACAACTCTGCTTATTTGCACTTTTCGTTTCCCCCTGAATCTTCCTATCAAATTGATTCTTAACGAGTTACTAATTACAAGGGATTTAACgactctttttgtttgtttttgatttccTTTCGTTGCTTTCAGTTATTAAATTGAGAAGATTATTCCAACATACTTTTTCTCAACATTAGAATATTTAAAAGGAAGGTATACTTGATAGTCTCTTTAAgttgtcatggccaagtggtatATGAGCATCAAATTCAGGCACTGGCGGTCAAGTTAGTAAATGTGGGTTCCGGTTCCGGTCGTGACgtgtgtgtccttaagcaagatgctttactattaGTGGTTCTATCCACCCAGGGGTATGAATGGGTACCAGTGAGGGTAGAGGTttgtagaggttgatattgtgtttcagggctgtatgcttcgtttttgaaaggccaagggcaccaaggcatattctctttggtaaagggcaacctttgaggaaattgtaaatttctactagagcatttcaagggcaccaaggcaatgccatggggcaacggaggcaatcgactctgttgcctccgtggagtatcaggcctggtgtttgaaaaagccttctgaTCGCATGACAGCTCGGGCTAACCAGGGAGCTGAAAAAGATTAAAGAAATTTTATTGGCCCAAGGACCGGCATggttaaaaaatatgtttttcctTTAAGACAGCAATATTTGTAAGAGCGTTAATAATTGTATAAAAAGCATGTAATTTatcatgtgtttgttttattaggTGCCCCTATCGTGATGTCTTTGCCTCATTTTCTTTACTGCGACCCTAAGGAGGTCATTGATTTGGTGATCGGGCTCACACCAAACAAGGAAGAACATCAGACATTCTTTGATGTGGAACCAGTGAGTACAAAAAACATGAAGCTGCGTTCATCTTATTAGTACACTTACTTTATTTggatgtcgtggccgagcggtcaattGCACTGGTCTTTCTGAGTCCTGGTTTCGTCACttttgttcttaagcaagacacttttaacccattttggttttatcctttttataaagcagttggtcctgtgtgttctGTAATACATTTCAGAGAACCGTGTACACTTGTTACTAAGAGAAGGGTTTCACGCAGTGTTTTGTGGTATGGTTTGCTGCagattgtgccacagcaccttgtaaactgtTACATGGTACGATGGTTCTTATCTTTCAAACAGAGGTCTGCATaccttgtacaaaaaaaatagtGCTTGGAGACACTGatgggtgtgataaagcaccATATAAGGACTGCGTATTGTAAAGCGTTTTTCTCGGAGCCCAATATTACTTTTAGAAAATTCCTCCACCATGCACAAAAACTAAGAGCCAACAACAGACAAGGTACTTGAAACACTatttacaaaacatttgaatgctAATCCTGAACACGTGTGCTAAGCATCTCTTTCAAACTTATTAGATTACtttatcaatatttgtttttttttatggttggGAAAACACGTTTCATGTTTACACgatgaataaataaatccaatctaatttaataaataatttttggggttgaacaaagaagtgACTAGAGTCAATTTTAGACCTTGCTAACTGTATCAAATGGGGAGCCACTGTCACACATACACACAGCAGCCTTTCGTTGCCACCATTCTGCATCTTAAAAACTTAGGGAAGTGTATGGCCCTACTTTCCCCCTAATCGAATCAAAGTTACAAAATTGTATAGACACTGATTGATGTGTAGTTCTTTTTTGTTTCCAGATGACAGGTGGTCCATTGAATGTAGCTAAGAGATTACAGATTAATGTAGTCATTCAACCATATGAAAACATACCGTAAGTACATACATAAGTTCAGTGGATTTTTATAACCGTTACGGGCAAATGATtctggtactttttcaaaatgtccacagggtttaacttacatggtttgaatgtgtattcagtgtgcggtaacaccatgtgtatatgtctactttgctgtgtagattttacTCTCTGAGAATTcacttgctatttattctactgccacaAAGTGGATTTTAGAATTCGTGAGACTACTTATAGTTCTGAGGTAggaaaatcggccgggactactactttcgcttatTGGATCAAGGGGACTTCACTAACGTGGAGTGAGTtgttaattggtctcaacattacGACTAGCTTGCtccatcgtcaggagactgaagagtgtTTGAGAtgctgcagccgatttcacgcaACGCTAAGATTAaaacgagtaactcttcctaactaaaggatgggttcaatgcgtcctaactgCTATGGTTAAGaaactttactcgtcctaagtaatcctaagttaggaagagtttggtgaaaacaaTGGCTGGTCTCTTCAAAGGGATTCAGAGGGTTCAGTGTTCTGCTCTGAACTTCACATTACAAACTGGCGGAGGTACAATTATGTTAATTGAAAATCTAGTAATGATTGCTCCAATAACCACTACATACAAAAAGTTTTATTCAAACCATCCATGTCTGTCAAAAAAACTAATTTATGGTTCATTTTTAATCTAGTAAAATGCATTCCGATAACCAAAATAGTAACTAACCAGCATACAACTAGACGATTACCCCTCGACTACATTTTCTGGCAATATGTTGAGAAATATAATTTATGACATGTGTGTGcttgaagtaaaacaaatatttgcgttctttttctttcatacagTGATATCAGCAAGGTGGCGAAATTCTTCTTGCCAATTATCTGGTTGAACGAGGTAAGAATAAGGGAATAACGGAGTGCCCAGTGGGTTGTGGCTGTGTGAAAATGTACCAAGCCAAATGAGAGATCCTATGTGTTGCATGACCCTGACCTTGCATGGTTTTCAATGGCCAGTACACTACACTTTGATAATGGCGTAttgtggcctagcggttaagagcactgcactcaagctctggtgtttctgatcagcagagtgtgggtttgagtcccagtagtgacacttgtgtccttaaaaagcaagacacttaaccattgccttgtccttcggatgggacgtaaagccattggtcctgtgtgttgtgcaacacacgtaaaagaacacagtgcatattgcgccacagcaccttgacGCCATTTAAAGATAACAGcatattgttattatcattgttTGACAGAGTGCTCATATAACAGTTGATGGTGCGGATGAGCTCAAGACTAATGTAGAGACACCCATTCTACTGACAACGATTGGAAAGTGGAGCGTTTTGGGTTTTGGCAGTCTCCTGGTCATCCTGTCCATCATAGTACTCACTGCATTATGGATACGGAAGCCACAGGACAGTCAGGTGGATAACTCTATCAATGTATGCATGcctttgtgtgttttgttgagTCCCAGCCATTGTACAATGATACAGTGGTTGAGAGTGAGTGTTCTGTTTAGGGAATAACGGTgcgaggacccggtcttcactgcgtggtaatgaccgggttggtggctggcgctgtcaGCGGACCGAGCCGGAGGATAACTATATCAATGTATACATGCCTTTATGTGTTTTGTTGAGTCCCAGCCATTGTACAATAATACAGTGGTTGAGAGTGAGTGTTCTGTTTAGTGTtttaacaaagagttaaaactaatcttatctcaagttaCTACCCTTAAATGTTTAATAAAATCTAAAGAGAGTccttaggactatctttgtgaaatcaacccctgatGACCCATAACGATTTCAATTTTTTGCATGATCATCGATtgattcttttaaaaataaagcgctcactgagcaataaactccaaacgcaaaataagattatttatttctcatcaaccatgacatttcagacataaatatttaagggatattttctactatcatcatcattaggccgtgtaagttttatgtaaatctgtgatcttcacgattttttgtCTTTCCAATTCTGTAATTTTCCTTTAACATTTCTTGTTTTCTGTTTCAACAGGATGGTGATATATCAACAGCTACCCCGAATGGCAATCCAACAAGTGATAGGTCTCAATTGATCCGCTGAGACAAGATGGAAGGTTTTTCATGGTTATTTTCTATAATAGTTAGCATTTATTTTCTGTGGATGGTACAACAGTACAAGTCTTGGTGCAAGTTGGCGCCAGTTTTAgtagttctaaacttgaggtctcgaaatcaaattcgtggaaaattacttctttctcaaaaactactccacttcagagggagccgtttctcacaatgttttatactaccaacctctccccattactcgttaccaagtaaggtttcgtgctaataattattttgagtaattaccaatagtgtctactgcctttaatacaactGTTCTTCAATACTTATACAACATGTGTAAACAAACCATTACTGTAGCTTTTCTAATTTCGTATGCAAAACTTTTCTTCCAGCTTTGTACAAGAGCTTTGGTTGTAACTTATAGTCATCAAGAAATATGTAAAAAGAGTTTATACAAGTAGAACAGAACTGTCTTTGACTGGTTATAATTTGAAGTTGATATCTCAAGAGTTACATGTACTGAAGGCATGATTTAGtgtgaaataataaaaagtcaTGTCTGTAATAAAAAACCATTTCATACTCAACATTATAGATTTCCAGGAAATAGTTTGCCTGTATTAAAATTTACCCCAAAACAAGCAAGAATTTTTCTGTGACTATTTACTTATATGTTATATGAGAGTTTTATTTCACTTGGCGCATCGTATAAAATCATCTCCGTATATAATACAGTGGCATAAAAGTTCATTGAATTCTGAAATGAGAAAGTTTCTTGAGTTTTTTTCCAGTTAAAATTAACCAAAACTCAATTTGATTTTCTGTCTGTGCGAGGTTTTTTTCCACTTCATTCGATACGCGGGGATGTAAATTTGATTTGCGGTAGGAAGGTCATCTGTTTTGATTTAATAGTTGAAAACACGAGGGAAAAACTTCACTCAGCTTGCACAGAACAAATACTGTAATGAGTAAATTGTGTTATTTTCAGGATTTTGACATTTGAAACTCTAAATGTTacagagtacatgtatatggtttaGATGTGTATTGTGGAGAAGCGTTGCCTTGACTAAAATCTATTACCAGAAATGAAGCATAAATTCACTCTAGTGATATtagttgtctagttggtaagacgtCTACTctataattgcaaaggtcgtgggttcgaatctcacccgagtgaTGCCTGTGGCTTTGTTCATGGAACTCAGGAGAGTACTGAGTGTTCAGAgataacacacattggtgtatatgggtaaaacagaaactaatattctttaacctgatgcaaatttccatctattaaaaggTTGTCGTTTATTTTTGTCTCTTTTACAGCTCGGTGTATAACAATTTATGCAACATGCATTTGAGGATTATTCTGAATTTCCCAACAAATggctataaaacattgtttttcgGATGCATGAATATGCAAGCTGGATTTTGATATAAATTGTGTGTCTCTTTGTTTGAGCGATTGATGTACTTTGATTTAATTATATTGATTTGATTTCTAACATTTACAATGTTtgtagaagaaaacaaattgaatgaaGAAATAACTAATATAAACAAAGAAGTGTTGGTGAAATGGCATGTTGAAATATTTTACAGGGTTTATTGGTGCAGGTTTTATGCTTAGGTTGAAAAAGAAATAAGTATAACTGAAGAAATGATTTAAAATTGCATAAATTATGTTATTGTAGTTAAGGGTTGGTCCCCGTTTCATCTTCCTAACCTTAATTCCCAAAGGTGTGTTGTTTGAAGCTTTCTCAAGTCTGACACCAACTAATAGCAAAGGAAATATCAACTCAGGAACCTATGGTAGAGTTATGCAAATCATGTTTGGTTTAATTAAttatatgttattattattgactgTATTTGATAGCCCATGCACAAGCGCCATCTTAAAAGTACTATATCGCAATACATCTTGTGAAACCAAGTACAAAATCAATCGAGCTGTCAAGATGGACGCCATGCTGGAGTTTACCTGTAACTACATGCATGCCCATTGAATTGTGTACCACAttgctttaaagatgctatgtcagatttttggctgatttgaccccaaaattttgatttcaacttcaataggtattttgatgggggtcgagaaagttacaagctttcatttgagccattgctcgaaaaagtccgccaattattagtagcagtgaaataaagtgctcaaaattagtttttgtcgggatcccgacaatatatcatgtgaccaactcttatgtgttttataagaaacgttttaaatttttttcatggttcctgaccattcaaagtaaaagttaaactttttttcgttagagcgggtgatactctttgaaataccattacTCATGTTGTGCGATATTATAATGCCCACCTATTTTGGGGGTGTAtggtttgtgggtttttttttcttctgattttttgttttgtataaatcAAGCACGAGTATACACATTTATTACTATTAACAATGTTAGAATGAAAAGTATGCTGATACAGGTGTCAAAGAAATATAtgtttttgattttaatttattcTAATAATTGCTGCATGATGATATGTGGAAATAGTTTTCGGTTCTATTCCATTACATAATGAGAAGTAAATTGTGATATTTACATAACAATTTCATGCTGCATAATGATTTCAATGCATTGACTTAAAGGCCCTACTACACAGTGATCTATAGCTAGTTAATAGATATTGCTAGAAGAAGTGAATAGATATTGCTAGAAGAAGTGAATAGATATTGCTAGAAGAAGTGAATAGATATTGAATTAATGTAGTTGAATATTAATGAAAGGCAAGAATCAATGCAGATAAAACCCTCGTTATGGGGATTGCATGAAGCACAAGTGAtttaaacagtgttttttttgtttggcttTTTGATTCGCAATCATTTCTTGAACTCTTTCCTATATTGATAGGTTTGACGTAAGTACATGTCAACAATTATCATAAGCCTATGGACAATGCattaaaattggtttattaaaaaaaaattgttaagaaAACTTGATGTCCAGATATCAATTTCTGTTTTAATAATTGCCCCAAAAGGATAAAAATGAAGGGAGTTATTTCAAACAATTTCCAATATCAATGAAGAAGATATGCTCCATTCTTAGAATACCTGATTCGAATTTGAGCCCCTTACCTACTGAACACGATTGTGGTGAGTAAGcataaacaaaaccaaaacaaacatattttttcaaaaccatcttaaaggcactggacactattggtaattactcaaaataattgtaagcataacaaacttgcttggtaacaagtaatggggagaggttggaaGTATagagagaaacagctctctctgaagtaagagagaaacagctccgtctgaagtaagagagaaacagctccctctgaagtaagagagaaacagctccctctgaagtaagagagaaacagctccctctgaagtaagagagaaacagctccgtctgaagtaagagagaaacagctccctctgaagtaagagagaaacagctccctctgaagtaagagagaaacagctccctctgaagtaagagagaaacagctccctctgaagtaagagagaaacagctccctctgaagtaagagagaaacagctccctctgaagtaagagagaaacagctccctctgaagtaagagagaaacagctccctctgaagtaagagagaaacagctccctctgaagtaagagagaaacagctccctctgaagtaagagagaaacagctccctctgaagtaagagagaaacagctccctctgaagtaagagagaaacagctccctctgaagtaagagagaaacagctccctctgaataagagagaaacagctccctctgaagtaagagagaaacagctccctctgaagtaatgtagtttttgactcactcaattaataaaagacttcaaacctaaggccttttattaggcatctgaaagtaataataataataataaaaacaataataatatgatttttggggttgaacaaagaattgactagagtgggattcgaccaacgacctccggattagtgcgctggcacattaatccggaggtcgttggttcgaatcccactctagtcaattctttgttcaaccccaaaaatcatttcaaaatttacccaatcagtttcccttgtggtttatattgataataataataataataataataataataataataataataataataataataataataataataataataataagacttgtaatgcgcacatatccacactgttgggtgttcaaggcgcagtaaaaccaaaaaacagtaaaccatttttttttttttttttttaatacacaaatttgtgcgacaatggtgatttttcattcattattctcttgcaacttttatgACCAATTTGTATAGGTTTGTTTaaacatatgttgggatacacatacaccaagtgaaaatactggtctttagcaattaccaaacgtgtccagtacctttaagtgaAATCCACTAACTCGCCACCCGGACTTTGCCCAGCAATAATTGGCTGCCTTATGACTCCCAGTGGTTCATAACAGAATCACGAAAGTCAAATAGTCCTGGTTCTTCAAGCTTGCAAACCCTTGTAGGattaagagtaactataaatatgaatagtaaacgtgcgggtacaaccatgtaggATTGTTGTCTTTAAAACGGTACAGTCCttgctcttaaaggaacacgtaaCGTgttacacgttgccttggatcggacgagttggtctataaaaagcgtttgcaaccgttgttgtcaaatgcatatggttggaaagatgttttaaaagtagaatacaatgatccacacaaatttgcctcgaaattgcgtggttttccttttactttgcgaactaacacggtcggccatttatgggagtcaaaaatttgactcccataaatggccgaccgtgttagtcgacgaggtaaaaggaaaaccgtgcaatttcgaggcgtgtttgtgtggatcattgtattctactttttcaacatctttctacccatatgcattttacaacaaacgattacaaacgcttttcaaagaccaaatcgaccgatccaaggtaacgtgttccttt contains:
- the LOC117293304 gene encoding lysosome membrane protein 2-like isoform X1, which codes for MGKTTGCFTCILVVGVVLAVLGAVMFPVVKYLIHSEVVQQTMLENGTMGYGLWQDPPADVSMQFWVWNLTNPAEVKKGKKPFLVQRGPYTYRESMPKQNITPNNNGTVSYVTEKSYVLDLNNSIGDPHKDRFTTINIPLMTFAHKITVMDLPAFLKPLLLDLLRIEDAFPSHTVHEMIWGYPDELVKLAYENGLAPFPEFGVFVNRNNSNDGLFNVYSGVNQENTDKINHISRWKGQSELSFWSTAESNMINGTDGSYNQPFFDKKKPLYVFSSDICRSIIAVYEKETSVRDMPTWRYVGPPEAFANATAYPPNVGFCTPNASYCLPSGLLNVSNCQFGAPIVMSLPHFLYCDPKEVIDLVIGLTPNKEEHQTFFDVEPMTGGPLNVAKRLQINVVIQPYENIPDISKVAKFFLPIIWLNESAHITVDGADELKTNVETPILLTTIGKWSVLGFGSLLVILSIIVLTALWIRKPQDSQVDNSINDGDISTATPNGNPTSDRSQLIR
- the LOC117293304 gene encoding lysosome membrane protein 2-like isoform X2 codes for the protein MGKTTGCFTCILVVGVVLAVLGAVMFPVVKYLIHSEVVQQTMLENGTMGYGLWQDPPADVSMQFWVWNLTNPAEVKKGKKPFLVQRGPYTYRESMPKQNITPNNNGTVSYVTEKSYVLDLNNSIGDPHKDRFTTINIPLMTFAHKITVMDLPAFLKPLLLDLLRIEDAFPSHTVHEMIWGYPDELVKLAYENGLAPFPEFGVFVNRNNSNDGLFNVYSGVNQENTDKINHISRWKGQSELSFWSTAESNMINGTDGSYNQPFFDKKKPLYVFSSDICRSIIAVYEKETSVRDMPTWRYVGPPEAFANATAYPPNVGFCTPNASYCLPSGLLNVSNCQFGAPIVMSLPHFLYCDPKEVIDLVIGLTPNKEEHQTFFDVEPMTGGPLNVAKRLQINVVIQPYENIPDISKVAKFFLPIIWLNESAHITVDGADELKTNVETPILLTTIGKWSVLGFGSLLVILSIIVLTALWIRKPQDSQDGDISTATPNGNPTSDRSQLIR
- the LOC117293304 gene encoding lysosome membrane protein 2-like isoform X3 encodes the protein MGKTTGCFTCILVVGVVLAVLGAVMFPVVKYLIHSEVVQQTMLENGTMGYGLWQDPPADVSMQFWVWNLTNPAEVKKGKKPFLVQRGPYTYRESMPKQNITPNNNGTVSYVTEKSYVLDLNNSIGDPHKDRFTTINIPLMTFAHKITVMDLPAFLKPLLLDLLRIEDAFPSHTVHEMIWGYPDELVKLAYENGLAPFPEFGVFVNRNNSNDGLFNVYSGVNQENTDKINHISRWKGQSELSFWSTAESNMINGTDGSYNQPFFDKKKPLYVFSSDICRSIIAVYEKETSVRDMPTWRYVGPPEAFANATAYPPNVGFCTPNASYCLPSGLLNVSNCQFGAPIVMSLPHFLYCDPKEVIDLVIGLTPNKEEHQTFFDVEPMTGGPLNVAKRLQINVVIQPYENIPDISKVAKFFLPIIWLNESAHITVDGADELKTNVETPILLTTIGKWSVLGFGSLLVILSIIVLTALWIRKPQDGDISTATPNGNPTSDRSQLIR